One Jatrophihabitans sp. DNA window includes the following coding sequences:
- a CDS encoding phage tail protein: protein MSEPIYGGVRDGYETRYADKLWSLVPAAYRAADSETVDGDGPLRELLDRIGASMAVVRRSIDRLWEDQSIETCDSWVIPYLAELLATNLVPSMDARGQRLDVANTIYYRRRKGTVALLEQLSHDVTGYETRVIEFFRRLSRTRHNLDPAIGRPASAADPAGARTLQRLEQLTGPLTGTPAGGWADLRNPLGASLTGTAFDEYHHRVDVRHGRGDLGWYGISKVGFFLWRSVALRVDRATPVPVAGCPGHFTFDPTGRQIPLFTAALRGANDYGESWLPVPVWQLPMPLTEPLWEAITEAAQADPGPTGYPDPNAAGLWGDSLSVSATGSGDLVPLERVRVWPEVGRFQTLAGAPAEVEAGYHHGLFSRVGAGPYDRRRLGEPVRPDPSPRIRIAGGSAIALPNALAALGPTGSVVVTDGRTLTAVADPVAIENLTIRAEDSERAVIRLDPNGAPWVLTGQDATLRLEGLLVSGADIVLRGSFEEVTLSCCTLDPGNSGSLRTPPTVWDSGVDGRPLRSVTVWVEGQVRSLVIDRCITGPIRTRTGGLIQRLVATDSILQGLPTEAAGTISGRLRDADAMLSALRHQRDELSDWLAGQLDAVTIAAVNAHEENTDVPDADAKAVAAALQAVVDGPLVWTAERFAGHPLTDATAAAAAEALVDPPADLGPLNQLLLAEAYPVALADAALATDAGAVELVRCTVLGRAYVHQLDCSESILDDVVRVRNAQDGCIRFSAWATGSALGRRYESVQIAPGAPILLSRRYGEWGYGQLHDGADSAIVGGNTGGPPSLLTGSHGGSEMGVFCRDNAAIKDRSLLIKLQEYLPIGLSPVLIHLPEADPEGELTRGRPWPPM, encoded by the coding sequence GTGTCTGAGCCGATCTATGGCGGCGTCCGGGACGGCTACGAGACCCGCTACGCCGACAAGCTGTGGTCCCTCGTCCCGGCGGCCTACCGCGCCGCCGACAGCGAGACCGTGGACGGCGACGGCCCGCTGCGCGAGCTGCTGGACCGGATCGGCGCCTCGATGGCGGTGGTCCGGCGCAGCATCGACCGGCTGTGGGAGGACCAGTCGATCGAGACCTGCGACAGCTGGGTGATCCCGTACCTGGCCGAGCTGCTGGCCACCAACCTGGTGCCCAGCATGGATGCCCGCGGCCAGCGGCTGGACGTGGCGAACACCATCTACTACCGCCGTCGCAAGGGCACCGTCGCGCTGCTGGAGCAGCTGAGCCACGACGTGACCGGTTACGAGACCCGGGTGATCGAGTTCTTCCGCCGGCTCTCGCGCACCCGGCACAACCTGGATCCGGCCATCGGGCGGCCCGCCTCGGCCGCCGACCCGGCCGGCGCCCGCACGCTGCAGCGGCTCGAGCAGCTCACCGGCCCGCTGACCGGGACGCCCGCGGGCGGCTGGGCGGACCTGCGCAACCCGCTCGGCGCCAGCCTCACCGGCACGGCCTTCGACGAGTACCACCATCGCGTCGACGTCCGGCACGGCCGCGGCGACCTCGGCTGGTACGGCATCTCCAAGGTCGGCTTCTTCCTGTGGCGCTCGGTGGCGCTGCGGGTCGACCGGGCCACGCCGGTGCCGGTGGCCGGCTGTCCCGGCCACTTCACCTTCGACCCGACCGGACGGCAGATCCCGCTGTTCACGGCCGCGCTGCGCGGCGCCAACGACTACGGCGAGAGCTGGCTGCCGGTGCCGGTGTGGCAGCTGCCGATGCCGTTGACCGAACCGCTCTGGGAGGCGATCACCGAGGCCGCGCAGGCCGATCCGGGTCCCACCGGCTATCCCGATCCGAACGCGGCCGGCCTGTGGGGCGACAGCCTGTCGGTGAGCGCGACCGGCAGCGGTGACCTGGTGCCGCTGGAGCGGGTGCGGGTGTGGCCGGAGGTGGGCCGGTTCCAGACCCTGGCCGGCGCCCCGGCCGAGGTGGAGGCCGGCTATCACCACGGCCTGTTCTCCCGGGTCGGCGCCGGGCCCTATGACCGCCGCCGGCTCGGTGAGCCGGTCCGACCCGATCCGTCGCCGCGCATCCGGATCGCCGGCGGCTCGGCGATCGCGCTGCCCAACGCGCTGGCCGCCCTCGGCCCCACCGGCTCCGTGGTGGTGACCGACGGCCGGACCCTGACCGCGGTGGCCGATCCGGTGGCGATCGAGAACCTCACGATCCGCGCCGAGGACTCCGAACGCGCGGTGATCCGGCTGGATCCCAACGGCGCGCCGTGGGTGCTGACCGGCCAGGACGCCACGTTGCGGCTGGAGGGCCTGCTGGTCAGCGGCGCCGACATCGTGCTGCGCGGCAGCTTCGAGGAGGTGACGCTGTCCTGCTGCACGCTCGACCCGGGCAACAGCGGCTCGCTGCGCACCCCGCCGACGGTCTGGGACTCCGGGGTCGACGGCCGCCCGCTCAGGTCGGTGACCGTCTGGGTCGAGGGCCAGGTGCGCTCGCTGGTGATCGACCGCTGCATCACCGGCCCGATCCGCACCCGGACCGGCGGCCTGATCCAGCGCCTGGTGGCCACCGACTCGATCCTGCAGGGCTTGCCGACCGAGGCCGCGGGCACGATCAGCGGCCGGCTGCGTGACGCCGACGCCATGCTCAGCGCGCTGCGGCACCAGCGCGACGAGCTGTCGGACTGGCTGGCCGGCCAGCTCGACGCCGTCACCATCGCCGCCGTCAACGCCCACGAGGAGAACACCGACGTGCCCGACGCCGACGCCAAGGCGGTGGCGGCCGCGTTGCAGGCAGTGGTTGACGGCCCGCTGGTCTGGACGGCCGAGCGGTTCGCCGGCCACCCGTTGACCGACGCCACCGCTGCTGCCGCCGCCGAGGCGCTGGTCGACCCGCCCGCGGACCTGGGCCCGCTGAACCAGCTGCTGCTGGCCGAGGCCTACCCGGTGGCGCTGGCCGACGCCGCGCTGGCCACCGACGCCGGCGCCGTCGAGCTGGTCAGGTGCACGGTGCTGGGCCGGGCCTACGTCCACCAGCTGGACTGCAGCGAGTCGATCCTGGACGACGTGGTGCGGGTCCGCAACGCCCAGGACGGCTGCATCCGGTTCTCGGCGTGGGCGACCGGCAGCGCGCTCGGGCGGCGCTACGAGTCGGTGCAGATCGCGCCGGGCGCGCCGATCCTGCTCAGCCGCCGCTACGGCGAGTGGGGTTACGGGCAACTGCACGACGGCGCCGACAGCGCGATCGTCGGCGGCAACACCGGCGGCCCGCCGAGCCTGCTCACCGGCAGCCACGGCGGTTCGGAGATGGGTGTGTTCTGCCGCGACAACGCCGCCATCAAGGACCGGTCGCTGCTGATCAAGCTCCAGGAGTACCTGCCGATCGGCCTCAGCCCGGTACTGATCCACCTGCCCGAGGCCGACCCCGAGGGTGAATTGACGAGAGGCAGGCCATGGCCACCGATGTAG
- a CDS encoding DUF6519 domain-containing protein: MATDVARLSFDPARGYRGVIGQQGRVSLEAEQNEQRVIDVEERRHELIDIIGPVGTPDNGYAVSGGTGWDGKGFELTVGAGTMYVGGWRLELETDLGDYDQPDWLDRGRSWRETGREHVLLLVEETDVSAVEDPALYEVALGGPDGAARSRLLQRILRLPTDGQTCAEAMADSVRRWSRQGVTFDPDTTALGSNSRLQVSWEGDPEPVNPCEPSSTGGYLGAENQLIRVQLTRIGRDGTFDVLWGYDDASFLYRVTADASDKPVLTLDRTPVDDYHRPRAGQAVQALRATAELHGGDGVIEGYVAALTGEVGVLATPYDPDTKTVQFPAALPADYTDPDENPQLFLRIWEELVTDAVIGKPISLTGTGMRITITSADEDRLQEGDFWCVGVRPSTPTTVYPERYLRIPQPPDGPRRWVCPLAVIEWTSDGERRPENEKQDGRLVVLEDCRRHFRPLTDLESDGCCEIEVHPSDASSGRLQELIDRVATGRKTAHRDSHITICFAPGRYELRRPLILRRWHSNMTLRGCSEAAVIAAYPDVIEEFGHGLVILADADNVTITGLEFVLPQVPRAMAKLQMSTSGLFDRAAARAVNDAGAGRYLSIGIRPVNCAVLEIDDCLFRFSLGEHETTPEVEQTMPRSIFGVGVFLSGGSWGLRVLNNRFLHHGGAPIEDREVTRVLAGLMHIPNAAAGAFGAKPLGKVGGGQLPALLEDALISDNVFDGIGSGIVILAEVGSVRVRDNVIRNGHQGIAILDQQTSGSTDYTGEHEIKSRSEEVRELHASLAGGLFDPVLAQLVVLGSTLPLPDLPDFEPAGVRFVDLDDLEALRAEAAESQRVMTAETVARLSVEHPIDDAADAGQGGQTSKARGAKAAAGPKQAAIGFTLKASDIAERTGLSPGMLSAMRSLGEFARITQVNSTLTAAIGVDHNVIDCTEPVNGRTGWALFLVMQRNEGFGASANVSGNRLTSERSSVIAGIGGLETGTLTGNIVGTRSGQTTGVALALGDIGEVAVTGNVVHGGATLPTNRPFPAPLNTWLPLNTIL, from the coding sequence ATGGCCACCGATGTAGCACGGCTGTCCTTTGACCCGGCGCGCGGCTACCGGGGGGTCATCGGCCAACAAGGCCGGGTCAGCCTCGAAGCCGAGCAGAACGAGCAGCGCGTCATCGACGTCGAGGAGCGCCGCCACGAGCTGATCGACATCATCGGCCCGGTGGGCACCCCCGACAACGGCTATGCCGTCTCGGGCGGGACCGGCTGGGACGGCAAGGGCTTCGAGCTCACCGTCGGCGCCGGGACCATGTACGTCGGCGGCTGGCGGCTGGAGCTCGAGACCGACCTCGGCGACTACGACCAGCCCGACTGGCTCGACCGCGGCCGGAGCTGGCGGGAGACCGGCCGCGAGCACGTGCTGCTGCTGGTGGAGGAGACCGACGTCAGCGCGGTGGAGGATCCCGCGCTGTACGAGGTCGCGCTCGGCGGGCCGGACGGGGCGGCGCGCAGCAGGCTGCTGCAGCGGATCCTCCGGCTGCCCACCGACGGCCAGACCTGCGCCGAGGCCATGGCCGACAGTGTCAGGCGGTGGAGCCGCCAGGGCGTGACGTTCGACCCGGACACGACGGCGCTGGGATCCAACTCGCGGTTGCAGGTCAGCTGGGAGGGCGACCCCGAGCCGGTGAACCCCTGCGAGCCCTCCAGCACCGGCGGTTACCTGGGGGCGGAGAACCAGCTGATCCGGGTGCAGCTGACCAGGATCGGGCGCGACGGCACGTTCGACGTTCTCTGGGGCTATGACGACGCCTCGTTCCTGTACCGGGTCACCGCCGACGCCAGCGACAAGCCGGTGCTCACCCTGGACCGCACGCCGGTCGATGACTACCACCGCCCGCGCGCCGGGCAGGCCGTCCAGGCGCTGCGGGCCACCGCCGAACTGCACGGTGGCGACGGCGTGATCGAGGGCTACGTGGCCGCTCTCACCGGCGAGGTCGGTGTGCTGGCCACGCCGTATGACCCGGACACCAAGACCGTGCAGTTCCCGGCGGCACTGCCGGCCGACTACACCGACCCGGACGAGAATCCCCAGCTGTTCCTGCGGATCTGGGAAGAGCTGGTCACCGACGCCGTGATCGGCAAGCCGATCAGCCTCACCGGCACCGGCATGCGGATCACCATCACCTCCGCCGATGAGGACCGGTTGCAGGAGGGTGACTTCTGGTGCGTCGGCGTCCGGCCGAGCACGCCGACGACCGTCTACCCCGAGCGCTACCTGCGCATCCCGCAGCCGCCGGACGGGCCCCGCCGGTGGGTGTGCCCGCTGGCGGTGATCGAGTGGACCAGCGATGGTGAGCGCAGGCCCGAGAACGAGAAGCAGGATGGCCGGCTGGTGGTCCTGGAGGACTGCCGCAGGCACTTCAGGCCGCTCACCGACCTGGAATCCGACGGTTGCTGCGAGATCGAGGTGCACCCGTCGGACGCGTCTTCAGGACGGCTGCAGGAGCTGATCGACCGGGTCGCGACCGGGCGCAAGACGGCGCACCGCGACAGTCACATCACCATCTGCTTCGCGCCCGGGCGCTACGAGCTCCGCAGGCCGCTGATCCTGCGCAGATGGCACTCGAACATGACCCTGCGCGGCTGCTCGGAAGCCGCGGTGATCGCGGCATACCCTGATGTTATCGAGGAATTCGGCCACGGTTTGGTGATACTCGCCGATGCCGACAACGTCACGATCACCGGCTTGGAGTTCGTGCTGCCGCAGGTGCCCAGGGCGATGGCGAAGCTGCAGATGAGCACCAGCGGCCTGTTCGACCGCGCTGCCGCCCGGGCCGTCAACGACGCCGGCGCCGGGCGCTACCTGTCGATCGGAATCCGGCCGGTGAACTGCGCGGTGCTCGAAATCGACGACTGCCTGTTCCGCTTCAGCCTCGGCGAACACGAGACCACGCCCGAGGTGGAGCAGACGATGCCGCGTTCCATCTTCGGGGTCGGGGTGTTCCTGTCCGGCGGCAGCTGGGGGCTCCGGGTTCTCAACAACCGGTTCCTGCATCACGGCGGCGCGCCGATCGAGGACCGGGAGGTGACGCGCGTGCTGGCCGGCCTGATGCACATTCCGAACGCGGCCGCCGGCGCGTTCGGGGCCAAGCCACTGGGCAAGGTCGGCGGCGGCCAGCTGCCCGCGTTGCTCGAGGACGCCCTGATCAGTGACAACGTGTTCGACGGCATCGGCTCCGGGATCGTGATCCTCGCCGAGGTCGGCTCGGTACGCGTCCGGGACAACGTGATTCGCAATGGCCACCAGGGGATCGCGATTCTGGACCAGCAGACCTCGGGGAGCACGGACTACACCGGCGAGCATGAGATCAAGTCGCGGTCGGAGGAGGTCCGCGAACTGCACGCCTCGCTGGCCGGCGGCCTGTTCGACCCGGTGCTGGCCCAGCTGGTGGTGCTCGGTTCGACCCTTCCGCTGCCGGACCTGCCGGACTTCGAGCCGGCCGGGGTGAGGTTTGTGGACCTGGACGACCTGGAGGCGCTGCGTGCCGAGGCGGCCGAGTCCCAGCGGGTGATGACGGCCGAAACGGTGGCGCGGCTGTCGGTCGAGCACCCCATCGATGACGCTGCTGACGCCGGCCAGGGCGGCCAGACCAGCAAGGCCAGGGGCGCCAAGGCCGCCGCCGGACCCAAGCAGGCCGCGATCGGCTTCACCCTCAAGGCATCCGACATCGCCGAGCGGACCGGGCTGTCCCCCGGCATGCTCTCGGCGATGCGCAGCCTGGGCGAGTTCGCCAGGATCACCCAGGTCAATTCGACCCTCACGGCGGCGATCGGCGTGGACCACAACGTCATCGACTGCACCGAGCCGGTCAACGGAAGGACCGGCTGGGCCCTGTTCCTGGTGATGCAGCGCAACGAGGGATTCGGCGCGTCCGCCAACGTCAGCGGCAACCGGCTGACCAGCGAGCGTTCCAGCGTGATCGCGGGAATCGGCGGGCTGGAGACCGGGACGCTGACCGGCAACATCGTCGGCACCCGTAGCGGCCAGACAACGGGCGTCGCCCTGGCGCTGGGCGACATCGGCGAGGTCGCCGTCACCGGCAACGTGGTGCACGGCGGGGCGACCCTGCCCACGAACCGGCCGTTCCCGGCGCCGCTGAACACCTGGTTGCCGCTGAACACGATCCTCTGA
- a CDS encoding BTAD domain-containing putative transcriptional regulator → MRTTEEPLQVRLIDGFELRYGSDPVELPRSCQRLIGFLALWERPVLRSFVSGNLWPDSDTEHANASLRSTLWRLPNGRGQRLVRVTAGQLALEESVHVDYRDALAWSRAVLADSAGPLPAPWTLSEISVLSREVLPDWYDEWVLLARERFRQLRLHALESLCQQLAAVGRFGEALLAGLGAVAIEPLRESAHRQVIAVHLQEHNFVEAIRQYRSYERLLSEELSLQPSAELRAMVLALRIPTTA, encoded by the coding sequence GTGAGGACGACGGAGGAACCGCTGCAGGTTCGCCTCATCGACGGCTTCGAGCTGCGCTACGGCTCGGACCCGGTCGAGCTGCCTCGCAGCTGCCAGCGGCTGATCGGCTTCCTCGCACTCTGGGAGCGTCCGGTGCTGCGGTCCTTCGTCAGCGGCAACCTGTGGCCTGACAGCGACACCGAGCACGCCAACGCAAGCCTGCGCTCCACGCTGTGGCGGCTGCCGAACGGGCGCGGCCAGCGACTGGTGCGGGTGACGGCGGGCCAGCTTGCGCTGGAGGAGTCGGTGCACGTGGACTACCGCGACGCCCTGGCCTGGTCGCGCGCGGTGCTAGCCGACTCCGCCGGTCCGCTGCCCGCGCCCTGGACGCTCAGCGAGATCAGCGTGCTGTCCCGCGAGGTGCTGCCGGACTGGTACGACGAGTGGGTGCTGCTGGCCCGCGAGCGGTTCCGGCAGCTGCGGCTGCACGCGTTGGAGTCGCTGTGCCAGCAGCTGGCCGCCGTGGGCCGCTTCGGCGAGGCGCTGCTGGCCGGCCTCGGCGCGGTGGCGATCGAGCCGCTGCGCGAGAGCGCGCACCGGCAGGTCATCGCCGTCCACCTGCAGGAGCACAACTTCGTCGAGGCGATCCGGCAGTACCGCAGTTATGAGCGGCTGCTCTCCGAGGAGCTTTCGCTGCAGCCGTCGGCCGAGTTGCGCGCCATGGTGCTCGCCCTGCGGATCCCGACGACCGCCTAG
- a CDS encoding proline racemase family protein: MPIPTGAVSVTDYHTAGEPFRIVTAGQPEILGSTVLERRQFAQSSPEVEAVRKLLVNEPRGHADMYGGFLIPADDDGADFGVLFWHKDGYSTACGHGTIALGAWAVNTGRVPAAGDGDTDVVIDVPSGRVTARVSCAGGRVRRVTFGNVASYVLARKVPLSTSFGPVLADVSYGGAIYASLEAASVGLTVSAAHYPQLIAIGREVKWALNDTQWARHPSDRRLDGVYGTILFEDLGQDQDGPHQRNVTVFADGEVDRSPCGSGTSARIALLAEDGRLAVGQRLRHDSIIDTTFLARVVAEVDVEDRAGLITEIEGVAYQTGTAIFSLDPDDPLGTGFLLR, translated from the coding sequence ATGCCTATCCCCACGGGCGCGGTGAGCGTGACCGATTACCACACCGCGGGCGAGCCGTTCCGCATCGTCACAGCAGGCCAACCCGAGATCCTCGGCTCGACCGTACTGGAGCGCAGGCAGTTCGCGCAGTCCTCACCAGAGGTCGAGGCGGTCCGGAAGTTGCTGGTGAACGAGCCGCGCGGCCATGCCGACATGTACGGCGGGTTCCTCATCCCGGCCGACGACGACGGCGCCGACTTCGGGGTGCTGTTCTGGCACAAGGACGGCTACTCGACCGCCTGCGGCCACGGCACCATCGCCCTGGGCGCCTGGGCAGTCAACACCGGCCGGGTGCCCGCGGCCGGCGATGGCGACACCGACGTCGTTATCGACGTCCCCTCCGGGCGGGTCACGGCGCGGGTGAGCTGCGCCGGCGGGCGGGTCCGGCGGGTGACGTTCGGCAACGTCGCGTCCTACGTCCTCGCCAGAAAGGTGCCGCTGAGCACCTCCTTCGGCCCGGTGCTGGCCGACGTCAGCTACGGCGGCGCCATCTACGCCTCGCTGGAGGCCGCGTCGGTGGGGCTGACGGTGTCCGCGGCGCACTATCCGCAGCTGATCGCGATCGGCCGCGAGGTCAAGTGGGCTCTCAATGACACGCAGTGGGCCAGGCATCCGAGCGATCGGCGGCTCGACGGCGTGTACGGCACGATCCTGTTCGAGGACCTCGGGCAGGACCAGGACGGCCCGCACCAGCGCAATGTCACCGTCTTCGCCGACGGCGAGGTCGACCGCTCGCCCTGCGGCTCGGGCACCTCGGCGCGGATCGCCCTGCTCGCCGAGGACGGGCGGCTGGCCGTCGGGCAGCGGTTGCGACACGACTCGATCATCGACACGACCTTTCTGGCCCGGGTGGTGGCCGAGGTCGACGTCGAGGACCGCGCCGGCCTCATCACCGAGATCGAGGGCGTGGCGTACCAGACCGGCACCGCGATCTTCAGCCTGGACCCCGACGACCCGCTGGGAACCGGATTCCTGTTGCGTTGA
- a CDS encoding ornithine cyclodeaminase family protein: MDADLPYLNARTLMSLVSWTDAITALESALARGAHLAGGPPRFSVPEAHGELLVMPAHSADSVGVKLTSVAPANPGLGLPRIQAVYVLFDAATLTPRALVDGTALTTLRTPALSALAVRALAAEDAATLLVFGSGPQAWGHVHAISAVRPLRTVRIAGRDPARQAALIDRLRAEGVPADPGAGADVATADIVVCATTARTPVFDGRLLPEQACVLAIGSHEPAARELDDAVFERAGRVVVEERSTALREAGDVLQAIAAGVLEPDRLIDLADLLGLADDKAPVGGSDPAEGSAPAGPAAAAGGIGVFKSVGMGWQDLAVAEAAEGRRRLATP, translated from the coding sequence GTGGACGCGGACCTGCCTTACCTCAACGCCCGCACGCTGATGTCGCTGGTGTCCTGGACCGATGCGATCACGGCCCTGGAGTCGGCGCTGGCGCGGGGCGCCCACCTGGCCGGCGGCCCGCCGCGGTTCTCGGTGCCAGAGGCGCACGGCGAGCTGCTGGTGATGCCGGCCCACAGCGCCGACTCGGTCGGGGTGAAGCTGACCAGCGTGGCGCCTGCTAACCCGGGCCTGGGGCTGCCCCGGATCCAGGCGGTGTACGTCCTGTTCGACGCCGCGACGCTGACTCCCCGCGCGCTGGTCGACGGCACGGCGCTGACCACGCTGCGCACGCCGGCGCTGTCGGCGCTGGCCGTGCGCGCGCTGGCGGCCGAGGACGCGGCCACCCTGCTGGTGTTCGGGTCCGGGCCGCAGGCGTGGGGGCACGTGCACGCCATCAGCGCGGTGCGCCCGCTCCGGACCGTCCGGATCGCCGGGCGGGACCCGGCCCGCCAGGCCGCGCTGATCGACCGGCTGCGCGCCGAGGGCGTGCCGGCAGACCCCGGCGCCGGCGCCGATGTCGCCACGGCCGACATCGTCGTGTGCGCCACCACGGCCCGGACGCCGGTGTTCGACGGCCGGCTGCTGCCCGAGCAGGCCTGCGTCCTCGCGATCGGCTCGCACGAGCCCGCCGCCAGGGAACTCGACGACGCGGTCTTCGAGCGCGCCGGCCGGGTGGTGGTGGAAGAGCGCTCGACGGCCCTGCGCGAGGCCGGCGACGTGCTGCAGGCGATCGCGGCCGGGGTGCTCGAGCCCGATCGGCTCATCGACCTAGCCGACCTCCTCGGCCTCGCCGACGACAAAGCCCCCGTCGGCGGCAGTGACCCCGCCGAAGGCAGCGCCCCCGCCGGCCCGGCAGCGGCGGCCGGCGGGATTGGCGTCTTCAAGAGCGTCGGGATGGGCTGGCAGGACCTGGCGGTGGCCGAGGCGGCCGAGGGCAGGCGCCGGCTGGCAACCCCCTAG
- a CDS encoding MFS transporter has protein sequence MTETVSEGPLGVLATFRQTPPAIKAILAGVFVGRLAGFLVIFLVVFLTERGFTTGQAGFALGLYGAGAVAGSFIGGWATDRLSARSATAISMLGSPVLLIAILYVTAFPLIVLSVFLVGLVGQIYRPAAQFLITELTPPSQLVMVTAMQRLAMNLGTTVTPLIGTALLSVSYSLLFWAEAIASVAYGLIALKALPPKMKPAPGETPVVQPQGGYRAVMSDWRYLFFLASVFLVAIVYAQYTASLPLAIVSAGLSLWWYSAVVSLNAFIVATCEVLATKWVQNWPLRLIALSGWGFVALGYTVHAFGITPALLILGTILWTASEITGAPTTFAYPGMVAPVHLRGRYIGAMQTVFGLATAIGPVAGIALWSAVGNAVFAWAAGVAVLSTLCALIGMRLPDSTKPSLTKEPVPEAAG, from the coding sequence ATGACCGAGACCGTTTCGGAAGGACCGCTCGGCGTACTGGCCACCTTCCGCCAGACACCCCCTGCCATCAAGGCCATTCTGGCCGGCGTGTTCGTCGGCAGGCTGGCCGGCTTCCTGGTGATCTTCCTGGTGGTGTTCCTCACCGAGCGCGGGTTCACCACCGGCCAGGCCGGCTTCGCGCTGGGCCTCTACGGCGCCGGCGCGGTGGCGGGCAGCTTCATCGGCGGCTGGGCGACCGACCGGTTGAGCGCGCGGTCGGCGACCGCGATCAGCATGCTGGGCTCACCGGTGCTGCTCATCGCCATCCTTTACGTCACAGCCTTCCCCCTGATCGTGCTGTCCGTCTTCCTGGTCGGATTGGTCGGGCAGATCTACCGGCCGGCCGCCCAGTTCCTGATCACCGAGCTCACCCCGCCGAGCCAGCTGGTGATGGTGACCGCCATGCAGCGGCTGGCCATGAACCTGGGAACCACCGTCACGCCGCTGATCGGCACCGCGCTGCTGTCGGTCTCCTACAGCCTGCTGTTCTGGGCCGAGGCGATAGCGTCGGTGGCCTACGGCCTGATCGCGCTGAAGGCGCTGCCGCCGAAGATGAAGCCCGCCCCGGGCGAGACCCCGGTGGTGCAGCCGCAGGGCGGCTACCGGGCCGTCATGTCGGACTGGCGGTACCTGTTCTTCCTGGCCTCGGTGTTCCTCGTCGCCATCGTCTACGCCCAGTACACCGCGTCGCTGCCGCTGGCCATCGTGTCCGCCGGGCTCAGCCTGTGGTGGTACAGCGCGGTGGTCAGCCTCAACGCGTTCATCGTCGCCACCTGCGAGGTGCTGGCGACCAAATGGGTGCAGAACTGGCCGCTGCGGCTGATCGCGCTCAGCGGCTGGGGCTTCGTGGCACTCGGTTACACCGTGCACGCCTTCGGGATCACCCCCGCCCTGCTGATCCTCGGCACCATCCTCTGGACCGCCTCGGAGATCACCGGAGCGCCGACCACCTTCGCCTACCCCGGCATGGTCGCGCCGGTGCACCTGCGCGGGCGCTACATCGGCGCCATGCAGACGGTGTTCGGCCTGGCCACCGCGATCGGGCCGGTGGCCGGGATCGCGCTCTGGTCAGCCGTCGGCAACGCGGTGTTCGCCTGGGCCGCCGGGGTGGCGGTTCTGTCGACGCTGTGCGCCCTGATCGGCATGCGACTGCCCGACTCGACGAAGCCGTCACTGACGAAGGAGCCGGTACCGGAGGCGGCCGGCTAG